A region from the Phycisphaerales bacterium genome encodes:
- a CDS encoding rhodanese-like domain-containing protein, with protein MDPQTERERAQNVLVVDPRTKDDYEAGHLPMARNLRTTLALPERDVDPVFNGYNSILVYGTNPGDAVARAMVKRLIAGKKTAVLFAGGVEEWTKNGGQLETGPDPLADTIDDTSTRLLPD; from the coding sequence GTGGATCCCCAAACCGAACGCGAGCGGGCGCAGAACGTGCTTGTCGTCGACCCCCGGACCAAAGACGATTACGAGGCCGGGCACCTGCCCATGGCCCGCAATCTGCGGACGACGCTCGCCCTTCCCGAACGCGACGTGGACCCGGTCTTCAACGGGTACAACTCGATCCTGGTCTATGGCACGAATCCGGGCGACGCCGTGGCGCGGGCCATGGTGAAGCGGCTGATCGCGGGGAAGAAGACGGCCGTGCTCTTCGCGGGGGGCGTCGAGGAGTGGACCAAGAACGGCGGGCAACTGGAGACCGGGCCCGACCCGCTCGCCGACACGATCGACGATACGTCGACGCGGCTGCTGCCCGACTGA
- a CDS encoding protein-disulfide reductase DsbD N-terminal domain-containing protein, whose translation MQHSHIIALALAPIAMIHPSFAHADTPAEAHVSARLISETTALRAGSDSTIGVSLTIAKDWHIYGDTFNDTGMTPRFSWTVPQGVKVGEPIFPAPHRHVSPGDILDHIYEGTVTILFPVHVNASATIPKDATLGVSVDLLVCSDACIPETATASMPLAALHDAASAEASKDAPLIVASRERLPARVPSHKAVTKSTPTTLTLSVPRATSLTFYPATDIPTPINLIADGIAAKDALTIRFEAPESETEIRRVRGLLEFTLPDSKKPVFVSIDEVLPPVKAVPVSPSTPSSSNPASSKSTPASSAPSQPAQTPKTTSP comes from the coding sequence ATGCAGCATTCACACATCATCGCCCTGGCTCTCGCACCGATCGCCATGATCCATCCCTCGTTCGCCCACGCTGACACCCCCGCGGAGGCTCACGTCTCGGCCCGGCTCATCTCGGAGACGACGGCCCTCCGTGCCGGCTCCGATTCCACCATTGGCGTCTCGCTCACGATTGCCAAGGACTGGCACATCTATGGCGACACCTTCAACGACACTGGCATGACGCCGCGATTCTCGTGGACCGTTCCCCAGGGCGTGAAGGTCGGCGAGCCGATCTTCCCCGCGCCGCATCGCCATGTTTCGCCGGGCGACATCCTCGACCATATCTACGAGGGGACCGTCACGATTCTTTTCCCCGTGCACGTGAACGCGTCGGCGACAATCCCCAAGGACGCAACGCTCGGCGTGAGCGTGGACCTGCTCGTCTGCTCTGATGCGTGCATTCCCGAGACAGCGACCGCGAGCATGCCCCTCGCTGCTTTGCACGACGCGGCGTCCGCCGAGGCCTCCAAGGACGCGCCGCTCATCGTCGCGTCGCGCGAACGCCTTCCCGCGCGAGTGCCCTCTCACAAGGCGGTCACCAAGTCCACTCCCACGACGCTCACGCTCAGTGTTCCACGCGCGACATCCCTCACCTTCTACCCCGCCACCGACATTCCCACGCCGATCAACCTGATTGCTGATGGCATCGCGGCCAAGGACGCCCTGACGATTCGTTTCGAAGCCCCTGAATCTGAAACAGAAATCCGGCGCGTGCGAGGACTCCTCGAGTTCACGCTTCCCGACTCTAAGAAGCCGGTGTTTGTCAGCATTGATGAGGTCCTGCCGCCCGTCAAGGCCGTTCCGGTCTCGCCGTCGACGCCATCTTCATCGAATCCGGCATCGTCAAAATCGACACCCGCCTCTTCCGCTCCTTCCCAGCCTGCCCAGACACCCAAGACCACATCACCCTAA
- a CDS encoding thioredoxin family protein, which translates to MNRLFNSRRMFTGLIAAASLAVVGASAFALAEPGDKAQDKSAEKAKAKGLSVGDKAAEFKLTSTDGKEVTLADLSKDGKVVVIEWFNPDCPFVKKHHEHAKTMKETYDKYKDKKISWVAINSGAPGEQGYGQDRNVKARKDYGIDYPVLLDESGTVGQTYGAKRTPEFFIIGTDGVIAYHGAIDDNNDAKTVGKMNYVSAALDAILAGKKVEKAETKAYGCSVKYAK; encoded by the coding sequence ATGAATCGCCTGTTCAACTCTCGTCGGATGTTCACCGGCCTCATCGCCGCGGCGTCGCTCGCCGTCGTCGGTGCCTCCGCCTTCGCGCTCGCCGAACCGGGCGACAAGGCTCAGGACAAGTCCGCCGAGAAAGCCAAAGCGAAAGGACTGAGCGTGGGAGACAAGGCCGCCGAGTTCAAACTCACCTCCACCGATGGCAAAGAGGTCACCCTCGCCGACCTCTCCAAGGACGGCAAGGTCGTTGTCATCGAGTGGTTCAACCCCGACTGCCCCTTCGTCAAGAAGCACCACGAGCACGCCAAGACGATGAAGGAGACCTACGACAAGTACAAGGACAAGAAGATCTCGTGGGTCGCGATTAACTCCGGCGCGCCCGGCGAGCAGGGCTATGGCCAGGACCGCAACGTCAAGGCCCGCAAGGACTATGGCATCGACTACCCCGTCCTCCTCGATGAGTCGGGCACCGTCGGGCAGACCTATGGCGCCAAGCGCACGCCCGAGTTCTTCATCATCGGGACCGATGGCGTCATCGCCTACCACGGCGCCATCGACGACAACAACGACGCGAAGACCGTCGGCAAGATGAACTACGTCTCCGCCGCCCTCGATGCGATTCTCGCCGGCAAGAAGGTCGAGAAGGCCGAGACCAAGGCCTATGGCTGCTCGGTGAAGTACGCCAAGTAA
- a CDS encoding site-2 protease family protein — translation MHHAPTLAVLSTLTSLAQIVIGFGLIIFIHELGHFLAARWAGIRVLAFAIGFGPATLSYRKGMGLRRGTSEPEYLARARTSGGLIPGVSPTEYRLNFLPLGGYVKMLGQEDLNPEATSSAPDSYQNAPVWKRMVVICAGVVMNLISAAALFVVIFMIGLPVEPARVGVVDPTAPAAMAVPLNAEALNISERGLQPGDEIIEINGVKPNKFGDIMVETAMAEPGTPVELVVKREGVASEVRFAIKPETGVISDLQELGIAPPHSVSLATTTDRALLERLKVEYDQSGIHDVPPGSVLVSIDGVPATSPRELEASAKAHPESPIEVVFEHPVTHAKQARSLLPQPELELDRVGPGLDDWSAKSDAEKRLAEGTVVIEHLLGLSPVLCISSMDEEGQARTGLRPGDIFARIGPIEYPRLDQGIREINANAGRMLDVVVLRASTPAVPGTPYTSHALAVKVSSEGRIGFHASTTAETSTLLARTPAQALDPRAKNAEPRALPAYDVLPPGSTILAVNEISVMNFGTLRSALIEATASATGDASVSLRVLPVGTAIDPDPAPTSVTLMIPQADVLRLRALSYASPIPMHLFAMEQDLLKGKTPFEAIAIGMKETRSAMRSTYLTFVRLFQNSVKVKHLKGPIGIAQIGTIVADQGFMHLLRFLALISINLAVINFLPIPIVDGGQFLLLCAEKVRGKPVPASVQNALTMAGLVLIGAVFIVVTYNDVRNLFGM, via the coding sequence ATGCACCACGCGCCCACACTTGCCGTCTTGAGCACGCTCACCAGCCTCGCCCAGATCGTCATCGGGTTTGGGCTGATCATCTTCATTCACGAACTGGGGCACTTCCTCGCCGCTCGCTGGGCGGGGATCCGCGTCCTGGCCTTCGCCATCGGCTTTGGGCCCGCGACGCTCTCGTATCGCAAGGGCATGGGTCTGCGCCGAGGCACCTCCGAGCCTGAATACCTCGCTCGCGCCCGCACGTCCGGCGGCCTGATCCCCGGCGTCAGCCCGACCGAGTATCGACTCAACTTTCTTCCCCTCGGCGGCTACGTGAAGATGCTCGGGCAGGAGGACCTCAACCCCGAGGCGACCAGCAGCGCGCCGGACAGTTACCAGAACGCTCCGGTGTGGAAACGCATGGTCGTGATCTGCGCCGGCGTCGTGATGAACCTGATCAGTGCCGCGGCGTTGTTCGTGGTCATCTTCATGATCGGGTTGCCGGTTGAGCCGGCACGCGTGGGTGTGGTGGACCCTACAGCGCCCGCCGCGATGGCGGTGCCTCTCAACGCCGAGGCGTTGAACATTTCGGAGCGAGGTCTGCAACCGGGAGACGAGATCATTGAGATCAACGGCGTGAAGCCCAACAAGTTCGGCGACATCATGGTCGAGACCGCGATGGCCGAGCCAGGCACACCGGTTGAACTCGTCGTGAAACGCGAGGGCGTGGCGTCGGAGGTGCGGTTCGCTATCAAGCCCGAAACGGGCGTGATTTCTGATCTCCAGGAACTCGGGATCGCGCCACCGCACAGCGTCTCGCTCGCGACGACGACGGATCGGGCACTCCTGGAGCGGCTCAAGGTCGAGTACGACCAGTCGGGGATTCATGATGTGCCGCCGGGGTCGGTGCTTGTTTCCATCGACGGAGTTCCCGCGACTTCGCCCCGAGAACTCGAGGCCTCGGCAAAGGCCCATCCCGAGTCGCCCATCGAGGTCGTCTTTGAGCACCCGGTCACGCACGCCAAGCAGGCGAGGAGCCTCCTGCCCCAGCCCGAACTGGAGTTGGACCGCGTCGGCCCGGGGCTTGACGATTGGAGCGCCAAGTCCGACGCCGAGAAGCGTCTGGCCGAGGGGACCGTCGTGATCGAGCACCTGCTCGGGCTTTCGCCGGTTCTGTGCATCTCGAGCATGGACGAGGAAGGTCAGGCACGCACCGGTCTTCGGCCAGGCGACATCTTCGCTCGCATCGGCCCGATCGAGTATCCGCGCCTGGATCAGGGGATCCGCGAGATCAACGCGAACGCCGGGCGGATGCTCGATGTGGTGGTGCTCCGGGCGAGCACTCCGGCAGTCCCCGGCACGCCATACACGTCGCACGCCTTGGCGGTCAAGGTGTCGTCCGAGGGAAGGATCGGCTTCCACGCCTCGACGACGGCAGAGACCTCCACGCTTCTGGCGCGAACTCCTGCGCAAGCTCTCGATCCACGGGCCAAGAACGCCGAGCCTCGTGCTCTCCCGGCATACGACGTCCTCCCACCTGGCTCGACGATTCTTGCGGTCAACGAGATCTCCGTCATGAACTTCGGCACGCTTCGGAGCGCTCTCATCGAAGCGACGGCATCCGCGACGGGCGACGCGAGCGTGTCGCTCCGGGTTCTTCCCGTGGGCACAGCGATCGATCCGGATCCGGCGCCAACCTCAGTCACGCTCATGATTCCGCAGGCCGACGTGCTACGCCTCCGCGCGTTGTCGTACGCCTCGCCGATCCCCATGCACCTCTTCGCAATGGAGCAGGACCTGCTCAAGGGCAAGACGCCCTTCGAAGCGATCGCCATTGGCATGAAAGAGACACGCTCGGCGATGCGCTCCACCTACCTCACGTTCGTCCGCCTCTTCCAGAACTCGGTGAAGGTGAAGCACCTCAAAGGGCCCATCGGGATCGCCCAGATCGGGACCATCGTCGCCGACCAGGGATTCATGCACCTCCTTCGGTTCCTCGCGCTCATCTCCATCAACCTGGCGGTGATCAACTTCCTCCCTATCCCCATCGTCGATGGGGGGCAGTTCCTCCTCCTCTGTGCCGAGAAGGTGCGTGGCAAGCCCGTGCCCGCGTCGGTGCAGAACGCGCTGACCATGGCCGGACTCGTCCTCATCGGCGCGGTCTTCATCGTCGTGACGTACAACGACGTGCGGAACCTCTTCGGGATGTAG
- a CDS encoding alpha/beta hydrolase, with translation MHLDALDLALFLLLGLVLVVGATILATAWRLAHPPRRTYASALARNRPGTPDEITLASGRAVVFTEHTFRHDSLDMSYWDVPGHAATTETSAPVIIMTHGWGDSRVGALARLPHLVEHASRLILWDSPGHGEAPGVCTQGLREPAALHSLLEHLQLPPTTPIVLYGWSMGAGVSIVVAASKLVPNLCGMIAESPYRLALTPARNVLRAQALPHGVTLSAALAMTSSRYATRFNATCLTLNPMSFDRATWAARVEVPMLVLQGDADTITPPQEAREIAAATPKSTLALVVNAGHNDLWTEPVHAVAAARAVAQFLASLQCHTTPRGSISTPLPTHVPHPGPKSPTP, from the coding sequence ATGCACCTCGACGCCCTCGACCTCGCGCTCTTCCTGCTCCTGGGCCTGGTCCTCGTCGTGGGCGCCACGATCCTCGCCACGGCATGGCGTCTCGCGCACCCGCCGCGTCGAACCTACGCCTCGGCCCTCGCCCGCAATCGCCCGGGCACGCCCGACGAGATCACCCTCGCCTCGGGCCGGGCGGTCGTGTTCACCGAGCACACGTTTCGGCACGATTCGCTCGACATGTCCTACTGGGACGTGCCCGGGCACGCCGCGACCACCGAGACCAGCGCGCCCGTCATTATCATGACACACGGCTGGGGCGACTCCCGTGTCGGCGCGCTCGCGAGACTCCCACACCTGGTCGAGCACGCCTCACGCCTCATTCTTTGGGACTCACCCGGGCACGGCGAAGCGCCCGGCGTCTGCACGCAAGGCCTTCGCGAGCCGGCAGCCCTCCACTCTCTTCTTGAGCACCTGCAACTCCCGCCGACGACGCCGATCGTGCTCTATGGCTGGTCGATGGGCGCGGGGGTCTCCATCGTTGTCGCCGCGTCAAAGTTGGTCCCGAATCTGTGTGGCATGATTGCCGAGAGTCCGTACAGGCTCGCCCTCACGCCCGCGCGAAACGTGCTGCGCGCACAGGCTCTGCCTCACGGCGTGACGCTCAGTGCCGCTTTGGCGATGACCAGCTCGCGATACGCCACCAGGTTCAACGCCACATGCCTTACGCTCAACCCAATGTCCTTCGATCGAGCCACCTGGGCGGCACGTGTGGAAGTTCCAATGCTGGTACTGCAGGGCGACGCCGACACCATCACGCCGCCTCAGGAGGCCCGGGAAATCGCGGCCGCCACGCCCAAATCGACGCTCGCCCTCGTTGTGAACGCCGGGCACAACGACCTGTGGACAGAACCCGTCCACGCGGTTGCCGCGGCCCGGGCCGTCGCTCAGTTTCTCGCGTCACTCCAGTGTCACACGACCCCCCGCGGATCGATTTCGACCCCGCTCCCAACCCACGTGCCGCACCCCGGGCCGAAGTCACCGACTCCCTAG
- the deoC gene encoding deoxyribose-phosphate aldolase, translating into MPRHASSSPSVDAVMVAERAASFTKRSIKTTTKRELLLRAMSMMDLTTLEGKDSPEKARALCRKAVTPHIDPAHFPEGFPSAAAVCVYPSLVKTCKDALRGTRVNVASVATGFPSGQYPLDVRLDDVRRAVADGADEIDMVINRGAFLAGRYDEVADEIVQTKAACLRDDGSSAGLKVILETGELETLDHVRRASDLAIDALRHAPVPTKDAGAHADFIKTSTGKVSPAATMPVTLVMLEAIRDAYLRDGVLIGMKPAGGIRTAKQAVHYLIMVHETMGPLRVPGFDDAHENPWLTPHYFRFGASSLCNDLLRQLTRLATGKYTANFDFAEA; encoded by the coding sequence ATGCCCCGCCACGCGAGTTCCTCACCGTCCGTTGACGCCGTCATGGTGGCCGAGCGTGCCGCCTCGTTCACCAAACGCTCGATCAAGACGACGACGAAACGCGAGTTGCTGCTCCGCGCGATGTCGATGATGGACCTCACGACGCTGGAGGGGAAGGACTCCCCCGAGAAGGCCCGCGCCCTCTGCCGCAAGGCCGTCACGCCGCACATCGATCCCGCCCACTTCCCCGAAGGCTTCCCGAGCGCCGCCGCCGTGTGCGTGTATCCCTCGCTCGTGAAGACGTGCAAGGACGCCCTGCGTGGCACGCGCGTCAACGTCGCCTCGGTCGCCACGGGGTTTCCCAGCGGGCAGTATCCGCTCGATGTACGCCTCGATGATGTCCGCCGTGCCGTCGCCGATGGGGCCGATGAGATCGACATGGTGATCAACCGCGGCGCGTTCCTTGCCGGGCGATACGACGAGGTTGCTGACGAGATCGTGCAGACCAAGGCCGCCTGTCTCCGTGATGATGGCTCGTCGGCGGGCCTCAAGGTCATCCTCGAGACGGGCGAACTCGAGACCCTCGACCATGTCCGTCGCGCGAGCGACCTCGCGATCGATGCACTGCGCCACGCGCCCGTGCCGACCAAGGATGCTGGCGCCCACGCGGACTTCATCAAGACGAGCACGGGCAAGGTCTCGCCAGCGGCCACTATGCCTGTCACGCTCGTCATGCTCGAGGCGATCCGCGACGCGTACCTCCGCGATGGTGTGCTCATCGGCATGAAACCCGCCGGCGGGATTCGCACGGCGAAGCAGGCCGTCCACTATCTCATCATGGTCCACGAGACGATGGGCCCCTTGCGCGTCCCCGGCTTTGACGATGCGCACGAGAACCCCTGGCTCACGCCCCACTACTTCCGCTTCGGCGCGAGCAGCCTGTGCAACGACCTTCTCCGCCAACTCACGCGCCTCGCCACCGGCAAGTACACCGCGAACTTTGACTTTGCGGAGGCGTGA
- a CDS encoding aldehyde dehydrogenase family protein, with protein MTTSSSTHTNGTSTAKKPSRIASEPLDLAYAPAPETAKVKIHDRYDLFINNTWVAPRGSKSGSKSAGKSSDHYFPTLNPANEATLAQIAQAGDADVDAAVKAARAAFPKWAALAPIERAKYIFRLARRIQERSRELAVLESIDSGKPIKESRDVDVPLVAAHFFYHAGWADKLEYAFPGSTAAPKPLGVCAQIIPWNFPLLMAAWKLAPALCCGNTVVLKPAETTPLTALMLAELIEEISLPPGVVNIVTGDGRTGAALVNHPDVDKIAFTGSTEVGKRIALAAAKPRASGSFPSLTLELGGKSPHIIFEDASLDQAIEGIVQGIYFNQGEVCCAGSRLFVQEPILDEVTRKLSLRLASLRVGDPLDKNTDVGAINSKAQLTTIRKYLDLGPKEGATLVEPNRSTLPSKGYWCRPCFFTGVQPSHTVAREEIFGPVLSVLSFRTPEEAITRANNTPYGLAAGIWTDKGSKMFEIARQLKAGVIWCNTYNKFDPTSPFGGYKESGFGREGGVHGLRAYVKAE; from the coding sequence ATGACCACCTCCTCCAGCACCCACACCAACGGCACCTCCACCGCCAAGAAGCCCTCGCGGATTGCCAGCGAGCCCCTCGACCTCGCCTATGCCCCCGCGCCCGAGACGGCCAAGGTCAAGATCCACGACCGCTACGACCTCTTCATCAACAACACCTGGGTCGCGCCCCGCGGATCCAAATCCGGCTCAAAGTCTGCGGGCAAGTCCTCCGACCACTATTTCCCGACGCTCAACCCCGCAAACGAGGCCACGCTCGCGCAGATCGCCCAGGCCGGCGACGCCGACGTGGACGCCGCGGTCAAGGCCGCCCGGGCCGCGTTCCCCAAGTGGGCCGCCCTCGCGCCGATCGAGCGGGCCAAGTACATCTTCCGCCTCGCTCGGCGCATCCAGGAGCGCTCGCGTGAACTCGCCGTGCTCGAGTCCATCGACTCGGGCAAGCCCATCAAGGAATCGCGCGACGTCGATGTCCCCCTCGTCGCGGCCCACTTCTTCTACCACGCCGGCTGGGCCGACAAACTCGAGTACGCCTTCCCGGGTTCAACGGCCGCGCCCAAACCCCTCGGCGTCTGCGCCCAGATCATCCCGTGGAACTTCCCGCTCCTCATGGCGGCGTGGAAACTCGCGCCGGCCCTCTGCTGCGGCAACACCGTCGTCCTCAAGCCCGCCGAGACGACGCCCCTTACCGCGCTCATGCTCGCCGAACTCATCGAGGAGATCAGCCTCCCACCGGGCGTCGTCAACATCGTCACCGGCGACGGGCGCACCGGCGCCGCGCTCGTGAACCATCCCGACGTGGACAAGATCGCCTTCACCGGCTCGACGGAAGTCGGCAAAAGAATCGCCCTCGCCGCCGCCAAGCCTCGCGCGAGCGGCTCCTTCCCCAGCCTCACCCTCGAACTCGGCGGGAAATCGCCCCATATCATCTTCGAGGACGCCAGCCTCGACCAGGCCATCGAGGGCATCGTACAGGGGATCTACTTCAACCAGGGCGAGGTCTGCTGCGCCGGTTCGCGGCTCTTCGTGCAGGAGCCGATCCTCGACGAGGTCACCCGCAAACTCTCCCTGCGCCTCGCGAGCCTGCGCGTGGGCGATCCGCTCGACAAGAACACCGACGTCGGCGCGATCAACAGCAAGGCGCAACTCACCACGATCCGCAAGTACCTCGACCTCGGCCCCAAGGAGGGCGCCACGCTCGTCGAGCCGAATCGTTCGACCTTGCCGAGCAAGGGCTACTGGTGCCGCCCGTGCTTCTTCACCGGCGTGCAGCCCAGCCACACCGTCGCCCGCGAGGAGATCTTCGGGCCCGTGCTCAGCGTGCTCTCCTTCCGCACGCCCGAGGAGGCGATCACCCGCGCCAACAACACGCCCTATGGCCTCGCCGCGGGGATCTGGACCGACAAGGGGAGCAAGATGTTCGAGATCGCGCGGCAACTCAAGGCCGGCGTGATCTGGTGCAACACGTACAACAAGTTCGACCCGACCAGCCCCTTCGGCGGCTACAAGGAATCCGGCTTCGGCCGCGAGGGCGGCGTGCACGGGCTGCGGGCGTATGTGAAGGCGGAGTGA
- a CDS encoding PEP-CTERM sorting domain-containing protein, which produces MPTTKILATAALAVAVLLHDSACAQASFIPLGDLPGGSFNSQAFAVSRDGSVVIGQGLNPTVEAFRWTVGGGMVGLGDLPGGSVDSTAFGVSDDGSIVVGRASSAAGLQAFRWTATEGLVGLGDLPGGSFQSQATAVSADGLVIVGDSSSSSGASNAYRWTAGEGMVSLGDLPGGSFFSVAWAVNADGSVIVGDSLGGNGGREAFRWTAATGMVALGDLPGGSFASYAYGVSADGTVIVGTASSASGLQAFRWTAAGGMVGLGDLPGGVFSSGATGVSADGNAVVGVGAANVGGRAFLWTPTLGMVNLKDHLIALGVTNLTGWNLLNAESISADGSTIVGQGTNPQGQAEAWAARLRAPACAADLDDGSGTGTTDGAITIDDLLYLLGVFQSGNATADLDDGSGTGTPDGAVTIDDLLFFLDRFNAGC; this is translated from the coding sequence ATGCCAACAACCAAGATCCTCGCCACAGCAGCCCTGGCCGTTGCTGTTCTATTGCACGATTCGGCATGTGCCCAGGCATCGTTCATTCCCCTGGGCGATCTGCCGGGCGGGAGTTTCAACAGTCAGGCATTCGCCGTCAGCCGGGATGGCTCTGTCGTGATCGGCCAGGGGTTGAACCCAACCGTTGAGGCGTTCCGTTGGACCGTGGGGGGAGGCATGGTCGGTTTGGGAGACTTGCCCGGAGGCTCGGTGGACAGCACGGCGTTCGGCGTGAGCGACGATGGCTCGATTGTTGTCGGACGAGCGTCCTCCGCTGCGGGCTTGCAAGCTTTCCGTTGGACAGCCACGGAAGGCTTGGTTGGTCTGGGCGACCTTCCGGGCGGGTCGTTTCAAAGCCAGGCGACCGCCGTCAGCGCGGATGGATTGGTGATTGTGGGCGATAGTTCATCCTCTTCCGGCGCCTCAAACGCGTACCGATGGACCGCCGGGGAAGGGATGGTCAGCCTCGGCGATCTCCCCGGCGGCAGTTTCTTCAGTGTGGCGTGGGCCGTGAATGCCGACGGCTCGGTGATCGTCGGTGACAGCCTGGGTGGCAATGGTGGGCGCGAGGCCTTCCGTTGGACCGCCGCGACCGGCATGGTCGCGCTCGGTGATCTACCGGGAGGGTCGTTCGCGAGTTACGCGTATGGCGTGAGCGCCGACGGCACGGTCATCGTCGGGACCGCCAGTTCCGCCTCGGGTTTGCAAGCGTTCCGCTGGACCGCTGCGGGGGGCATGGTCGGCCTTGGCGATCTGCCGGGAGGAGTCTTCTCCAGCGGGGCAACGGGCGTCAGCGCGGATGGGAACGCCGTCGTAGGAGTGGGCGCCGCGAACGTCGGCGGCCGCGCGTTCCTATGGACGCCGACACTGGGCATGGTGAATCTGAAGGACCATCTCATCGCGCTTGGCGTCACCAACCTGACCGGATGGAATCTGCTCAACGCCGAGTCCATCTCGGCCGATGGTTCGACAATCGTCGGGCAAGGAACGAACCCGCAAGGCCAAGCCGAGGCGTGGGCCGCCCGCCTTCGAGCACCCGCCTGTGCGGCCGACCTTGACGATGGATCCGGCACCGGCACTACCGACGGTGCCATCACCATCGACGACTTGCTCTACCTCCTTGGCGTCTTCCAGTCCGGCAACGCGACCGCCGACCTTGATGACGGCAGTGGCACGGGCACGCCCGACGGCGCGGTCACCATCGACGACCTGCTCTTCTTCCTCGACCGCTTCAACGCGGGGTGTTGA